In the genome of Girardinichthys multiradiatus isolate DD_20200921_A chromosome 7, DD_fGirMul_XY1, whole genome shotgun sequence, one region contains:
- the chmp2ba gene encoding charged multivesicular body protein 2Ba, with the protein MASLFKKKTVDDIIKEQSKELRGTQRQITRDRAALEKQEKQMELEIKKMAKSGNKEACKILAKQLVQLRKQKNRTYAVSSKVTSMSTQTKVMNSQMKMAGAMSTTAKTMQAVNKKMDPQKTLKTMQDFQKENMKMGMTEDMINDTLDDIFDESGDEEESQDIVNQVLDEIGIEISGKMVRAPAAGKSNPGAAASSKQATISDDEIERQLRALGVD; encoded by the exons ACATCATCAAGGAACAGTCTAAGGAGCTACGAGGCACTCAGAGACAGATCACCAGGGACAGAGCAGCGCTGGAGAAACAAGAGAAACAAATG GAGCTGGAGATCAAGAAAATGGCAAAAAGCGGAAACAAAGAGGCTTGTAAGATTCTTGCCAAGCAGTTAGTCCAGCTGAGGAAGCAGAAGAACCGGACGTACGCTGTGAGCTCCAAAGTTACGTCCATGTCAACGCAAACAAAAGTCATGAACTCTCAAATGAAGATGGCTGGTGCCATGTCTACTACCGCCAAG ACAATGCAGGCTGTGAATAAGAAAATGGATCCACAGAAGACACTGAAGACCATGCAGGACTTCCAGAAGGAGAACATGAAGATGGGCATGACCGAGGACATGA TCAACGACACTTTAGATGACATTTTTGATGAATCTGGGGATGAAGAAGAATCTCAGGACATTGTCAACCAGGTCCTGGATGAGATCGGTATTGAGATCTCAGGGAAG ATGGTCAGAGCACCAGCTGCAGGAAAGAGCAACCCCGGTGCCGCCGCTTCCTCCAAACAAGCCACCATTTCTGACGACGAGATCGAGAGACAACTACGAGCTCTGGGAGTGGATTAA
- the pou1f1 gene encoding pituitary-specific positive transcription factor 1, translating to MACQAFGADTFTPLAGDSPLPILMHHGSTGDCLPSTSHAHSMVSAVSSGLSLGHTSKRSHMHLSTSSLGNALSNAPPSLHYPVTPCHYSNQQATYGMMAAQEMLSASISQTRILQSCGVPHPNMVSGANPLQGSLTPCIYKFPDHGLSSSSCALSHGFSSLPSALLSADDVSGGPSGEVKGDTQRKGMREQEDAPPMDSPQIRELEMFANDFKIRRIKLGYTQTNVGEALAAVHGSEFSQTTICRFENLQLSFKNACKLKAILAKWLDEAELAGALYNDKTGMNERKRKRRTTISLGAKEALERSFVEKSKPSSQEIARIAKGLHLEKEVVRVWFCNRRQREKRVKTSLSLSSCLTKISPNCLTQMSKTQRPLT from the exons ATGGCATGCCAGGCATTTGGTGCCGATACCTTCACTCCACTGGCAGGAGATTCACCTTTGCCAATCCTCATGCACCATGGATCCACCGGTGACTGCTTACCATCCACCTCCCATGCCCACAGTATGGTTTCTGCAG TATCATCAGGACTGTCCCTGGGTCACACCTCCAAGAGGTCCCACATGCACCTGTCCACTTCGTCTCTTGGGAACGCCCTCAGTAATGCACCTCCAAGTTTGCATTACCCAGTCACTCCCTGTCATTACAGCAACCAGCAAGCCACCTATGGCATGATGGCAG CTCAAGAGATGCTTTCTGCCAGTATATCTCAAACTCGTATCCTGCAGAGCTGTGGTGTCCCTCACCCCAACATGGTGAGTGGTGCAAACCCATTACAAG GGTCTCTGACTCCTTGCATTTACAAGTTCCCAGATCATGGGCTGAGTAGCAGCTCTTGTGCTTTAAGCCATGGTTTTTCCTCGCTACCATCTGCCCTCCTATCAGCTGATGATGTCTCTGGGGGCCCCAGTGGAGAGGTGAAAGGTGACACACAGCGGAAAGGGATGCGGGAGCAGGAGGATGCTCCCCCTATGGACTCGCCACAGATACGAGAACTGGAAATGTTCGCAAATGATTTCAAAATACGCAGGATCAAACTGG GCTACACTCAGACTAATGTAGGTGAGGCTCTTGCTGCGGTGCACGGCTCAGAGTTCAGCCAGACCACGATCTGCCGCTTTGAAAATTTGCAGCTGAGCTTTAAGAATGCCTGCAAACTCAAAGCCATTCTGGCAAAATGGCTTGACGAGGCCGAGCTGGCAGGTG CCTTGTACAATGATAAAACAGGAATGAATGAGCGGAAGAGGAAAAGAAGAACAACCATCAG CCTCGGAGCTAAGGAGGCCCTGGAGCGCAGCTTTGTGGAGAAAAGTAAGCCATCCTCACAGGAAATAGCTCGGATAGCCAAAGGGCTCCATCTGGAGAAGGAGGTGGTCAGAGTATGGTTCTGCAACAGACGCCAAAGAGAGAAACGCGTCAAAACAAGCCTCAGCCTAAGCTCCTGTTTAACCAAAATCAGCCCAAACTGCCTCACACAAATGAGCAAAACACAAAGACCTCTTACGTAA